One Leptospira wolbachii serovar Codice str. CDC DNA segment encodes these proteins:
- a CDS encoding DUF5615 family PIN-like protein — MQVNILADENVDYRLIKLLRNEGHRVLSVLEESKGITDLQVIDLAKKIDAIILTLDKDFGEWVFAHKEYSNGIIFLRYNPKDFKEIFNSLNILLNRNSLELNGKFVVLSKNKIRIRDIHL; from the coding sequence TTGCAAGTTAATATACTCGCTGACGAAAACGTCGACTATCGACTTATAAAACTTCTTAGAAATGAAGGGCACAGAGTTCTTTCTGTTTTAGAAGAGAGTAAAGGTATTACAGATTTACAAGTCATTGACCTGGCAAAAAAAATTGACGCAATCATTCTTACCTTAGATAAAGATTTTGGTGAATGGGTTTTTGCTCACAAAGAATATTCGAACGGAATCATTTTTCTACGATATAACCCTAAAGATTTTAAAGAAATTTTCAACTCTTTGAATATTCTCCTAAATAGAAATAGTCTCGAATTAAATGGGAAATTTGTCGTATTATCAAAAAACAAAATTCGCATAAGAGATATTCACTTATAG
- a CDS encoding DUF433 domain-containing protein: MDYKSRLSSSPDVLLGKPVIKNTRIAVDLILERLGDGMSIEEILEASPGIEKDDILACISYSSHVISRESLLAS; this comes from the coding sequence ATGGATTATAAATCTAGACTTTCCTCCTCACCTGACGTTTTACTCGGTAAACCGGTGATTAAAAATACAAGGATAGCAGTCGATCTAATTCTCGAAAGATTAGGCGATGGAATGTCTATCGAAGAAATCCTCGAAGCTTCACCAGGAATCGAAAAAGACGATATCCTTGCTTGTATCTCCTATTCAAGCCACGTAATAAGCAGAGAAAGCTTGCTTGCAAGTTAA